The following are from one region of the Quercus robur chromosome 1, dhQueRobu3.1, whole genome shotgun sequence genome:
- the LOC126726142 gene encoding aluminum-activated malate transporter 8-like isoform X1, whose product MMSPETAGPITKYYYGLPSERKPLLRQSWDNKVYRVARKIKKVGQDDPRRIVHGLKVGLALTLASLLLFYIKPFDLLDEDQNGIWAIMTIVLIFEFSVGATLGKGLNRMVATSSAAALGVGIHKIAIRSSGAGRATVIGFFVFTMGAICTFMRFVPAFKPYDYGLMIFILTFSMVSVAGYQPENWGKNVQDRIVTIIIGSVIAIVVCIFICPVWNGEDLQNLIAKNIEKLGNFLEGFKDEYFHKGEYFPKSEDGQPLDNKPFLKGYKSVLTSKSSEETMANLARWEWQYRFGFKHPWKQYVKVGALTRECAYKIEALNSYFNFEFQAYEFRSKIQEQCKQICSETGKALKELASAVKTMTKPTSVNIHIEKSKVASRKLKLLLDIILLEDYNLREIIPPAAVALILIDVVPCIEKIANAVHELAYLAHFKTPDSILSP is encoded by the exons ATGATGAGTCCTGAGACTGCTGGACCTATCACTAAGTATTATTATGGATTGCCATCGGAGCGCAAGCCATTGCTTCGGCAGTCATGGGATAACAAGGTATACCGAGTGGCAAGGAAGATTAAGAAAGTAGGACAAGATGATCCAAGGAGAATAGTCCATGGACTAAAAGTAGGTCTGGCTCTCACATTGGCTTCCTTATTGTTGTTCTACATCAAACCATTCGATCTTCTTGACGAAGACCAAAATGGAATATGGGCTATCATGACAATTGTTCTTATCTTTGAGTTTTCTGTTG GAGCAACTCTGGGAAAAGGCTTAAACAGGATGGTGGCAACGTCGTCAGCTGCTGCTTTAGGTGTTGGAATTCATAAAATAGCAATTCGCTCTTCAGGTGCAGGGAGGGCCACGGTGATTGGATTCTTCGTCTTTACAATGG GTGCAATTTGTACATTTATGAGATTCGTTCCCGCGTTCAAGCCGTATGATTACGGGCTAATGATATTCATATTGACCTTCTCCATGGTATCTGTAGCGGGTTACCAACCAGAAAATTGGGGAAAAAACGTCCAAGACAGGATAGTAACAATCATCATTGGTAGCGTTATCGCTATTGTTGTATGCATCTTTATATGCCCTGTTTGGAATGGAGAGGATTTGCAAAATTTGATTGCTAAGAACATAGAAAAGCTTGGGAATTTCTTAGAAG GATTTAAGGATGAATACTTTCATAAGGGCGAATACTTTCCAAAATCAGAGGATGGGCAGCCATTGGATAATAAACCATTTCTTAAAGGATATAAAAGCGTCCTTACTTCAAAAAGCAGTGAAGAAACTATG GCTAATCTAGCTAGATGGGAATGGCAATATCGTTTTGGGTTCAAGCATCCCTGGAAACAATATGTTAAAGTTGGAGCTTTAACACGGGAATGTGCCTACAAAATTGAAGCTCTTAATAGCTACTTTAACTTTGAATTCCAA GCCTATGAGTTCAGAAGCAAAATTCAAGAGCAATGCAAACAAATTTGCTCAGAAACTGGAAAAGCTCTTAAGGAATTAGCATCAGCAGTTAAAACTATGACCAAACCAACATCGGTCAATATCCacatagaaaaatcaaaagtcGCTTCTCGAAAGCTAAAACTTTTACTTGATATAATCCTTTTGGAAGATTATAATCTGCGAGAGATTATACCACCTGCGGCAGTTGCTTTAATCCTAATTGATGTTGTACCATGCATCGAGAAGATTGCCAATGCAGTTCATGAACTAGCCTACCTTGCACATTTCAAGACACCAGACTCTATTCTATCACCGTAG
- the LOC126726142 gene encoding aluminum-activated malate transporter 8-like isoform X2, whose product MMSPETAGPITKYYYGLPSERKPLLRQSWDNKVYRVARKIKKVGQDDPRRIVHGLKVGLALTLASLLLFYIKPFDLLDEDQNGIWAIMTIVLIFEFSVGATLGKGLNRMVATSSAAALGVGIHKIAIRSSGAGRATVIGFFVFTMGAICTFMRFVPAFKPYDYGLMIFILTFSMVSVAGYQPENWGKNVQDRIVTIIIGSVIAIVVCIFICPVWNGEDLQNLIAKNIEKLGNFLEGFKDEYFHKGEYFPKSEDGQPLDNKPFLKGYKSVLTSKSSEETMAYEFRSKIQEQCKQICSETGKALKELASAVKTMTKPTSVNIHIEKSKVASRKLKLLLDIILLEDYNLREIIPPAAVALILIDVVPCIEKIANAVHELAYLAHFKTPDSILSP is encoded by the exons ATGATGAGTCCTGAGACTGCTGGACCTATCACTAAGTATTATTATGGATTGCCATCGGAGCGCAAGCCATTGCTTCGGCAGTCATGGGATAACAAGGTATACCGAGTGGCAAGGAAGATTAAGAAAGTAGGACAAGATGATCCAAGGAGAATAGTCCATGGACTAAAAGTAGGTCTGGCTCTCACATTGGCTTCCTTATTGTTGTTCTACATCAAACCATTCGATCTTCTTGACGAAGACCAAAATGGAATATGGGCTATCATGACAATTGTTCTTATCTTTGAGTTTTCTGTTG GAGCAACTCTGGGAAAAGGCTTAAACAGGATGGTGGCAACGTCGTCAGCTGCTGCTTTAGGTGTTGGAATTCATAAAATAGCAATTCGCTCTTCAGGTGCAGGGAGGGCCACGGTGATTGGATTCTTCGTCTTTACAATGG GTGCAATTTGTACATTTATGAGATTCGTTCCCGCGTTCAAGCCGTATGATTACGGGCTAATGATATTCATATTGACCTTCTCCATGGTATCTGTAGCGGGTTACCAACCAGAAAATTGGGGAAAAAACGTCCAAGACAGGATAGTAACAATCATCATTGGTAGCGTTATCGCTATTGTTGTATGCATCTTTATATGCCCTGTTTGGAATGGAGAGGATTTGCAAAATTTGATTGCTAAGAACATAGAAAAGCTTGGGAATTTCTTAGAAG GATTTAAGGATGAATACTTTCATAAGGGCGAATACTTTCCAAAATCAGAGGATGGGCAGCCATTGGATAATAAACCATTTCTTAAAGGATATAAAAGCGTCCTTACTTCAAAAAGCAGTGAAGAAACTATG GCCTATGAGTTCAGAAGCAAAATTCAAGAGCAATGCAAACAAATTTGCTCAGAAACTGGAAAAGCTCTTAAGGAATTAGCATCAGCAGTTAAAACTATGACCAAACCAACATCGGTCAATATCCacatagaaaaatcaaaagtcGCTTCTCGAAAGCTAAAACTTTTACTTGATATAATCCTTTTGGAAGATTATAATCTGCGAGAGATTATACCACCTGCGGCAGTTGCTTTAATCCTAATTGATGTTGTACCATGCATCGAGAAGATTGCCAATGCAGTTCATGAACTAGCCTACCTTGCACATTTCAAGACACCAGACTCTATTCTATCACCGTAG